From the genome of Bosea sp. Tri-49, one region includes:
- the urtC gene encoding urea ABC transporter permease subunit UrtC produces MITRFLLSNMDRRGLVFLALIAAIGLLVPLANLLMPAGSPFHVSTATMSLWGKYLCYALLAISLDLVWGYCGILSLGHGAFFALGGYAMGMYLMRQIGSRGVYGNPVLPDFMVFLNWGELPWYWYGFSSFPFAMLMVLLVPGLLAFVFGWFAFRSRVTGVYLSIITQALTYALLLAFFRNDMGFGGNNGLTDFKDILGFNVQAQGTRAALFSMTCVMLIASFLIARGIVSSKLGKVVIAIRDAESRTRFLGYRVDRFKLFVFTVSACMAGVAGALYVPQVGIINPSEFAPANSIETVIWVAVGGRGSLVGAALGAVVVNWAKTVFTSGFMAPYWLFALGALFVFVTLFMPKGILGTAQGWWESRKRPAPVPAAEAAPAE; encoded by the coding sequence ATGATCACCCGCTTCCTGCTCTCGAACATGGACAGGCGGGGGCTCGTCTTCCTCGCCCTCATTGCCGCGATCGGCCTGCTAGTGCCGCTGGCGAACCTTTTGATGCCGGCCGGCTCACCCTTCCATGTTTCGACTGCGACCATGTCGCTCTGGGGCAAATATCTCTGCTACGCCCTGCTCGCGATCTCGCTCGACCTGGTCTGGGGCTATTGCGGCATCCTCTCGCTCGGCCATGGCGCCTTCTTCGCGCTCGGCGGCTATGCGATGGGCATGTATCTGATGCGCCAGATCGGTTCGCGCGGCGTCTACGGCAATCCGGTGCTGCCCGACTTCATGGTCTTCCTGAACTGGGGGGAATTGCCCTGGTACTGGTACGGCTTCTCCTCGTTCCCCTTCGCCATGCTGATGGTGCTGCTGGTTCCCGGCCTGCTCGCCTTCGTCTTCGGCTGGTTCGCCTTCCGCAGCCGCGTCACCGGCGTCTATCTCTCGATCATCACCCAGGCGCTGACCTATGCGCTGCTGCTTGCCTTCTTCCGCAACGATATGGGCTTTGGCGGCAATAACGGCCTAACCGACTTCAAGGATATCCTCGGCTTCAACGTGCAGGCGCAAGGCACGCGCGCGGCGCTGTTTTCGATGACCTGCGTGATGCTGATCGCCAGCTTCCTGATCGCGCGCGGCATCGTCTCGTCGAAGCTCGGCAAGGTGGTGATCGCCATCCGCGACGCTGAATCGCGCACGCGCTTCCTCGGCTACCGAGTCGACCGCTTCAAGCTCTTCGTCTTCACCGTCTCGGCCTGCATGGCGGGCGTGGCCGGGGCGCTCTACGTGCCGCAGGTCGGCATCATCAATCCCAGCGAATTTGCCCCGGCCAACTCGATCGAGACGGTGATCTGGGTCGCGGTCGGCGGCCGCGGCTCGCTGGTCGGAGCTGCGCTCGGCGCCGTCGTGGTCAACTGGGCCAAGACGGTGTTCACCTCGGGATTCATGGCGCCGTACTGGCTGTTCGCGCTCGGCGCGCTCTTCGTCTTCGTCACTCTGTTCATGCCGAAAGGCATTTTGGGCACCGCGCAGGGCTGGTGGGAGAGCCGCAAGCGGCCCGCACCCGTGCCAGCGGCCGAAGCGGCTCCGGCGGAGTAA
- the urtD gene encoding urea ABC transporter ATP-binding protein UrtD, whose translation MNAPTPGALTSSLLYLDGVSVSFDGFKAIRGLSLTIEPGEMRAIIGPNGAGKTTMMDIITGKTRPDEGTVMFGGSVDLTRLDEAAIANLGIGRKFQKPTVFDFHTIEDNILLALKSKRTVLKTLFWQTESAQQKRIDEILGIIKLADKRERLAGSLSHGQKQWLEIGMLLAQDPKLLLVDEPAAGMTDGETAQTAVLLKEIAKDHSVIVVEHDMGFIRELGVKVTVLHEGSVLAEGPLDQVSANERVVEVYLGR comes from the coding sequence ATGAACGCCCCCACACCCGGCGCGCTGACCTCTTCCTTGCTCTATCTCGACGGCGTCAGCGTCTCCTTCGACGGCTTCAAGGCGATCCGCGGCCTGTCGCTGACGATCGAGCCCGGCGAGATGCGTGCCATCATCGGCCCGAACGGGGCCGGCAAGACGACGATGATGGACATCATCACCGGCAAGACCAGGCCTGACGAAGGCACTGTGATGTTCGGCGGTTCGGTCGACCTGACGCGGCTCGATGAGGCGGCGATCGCCAATCTCGGCATCGGCCGCAAGTTCCAGAAGCCGACCGTGTTCGACTTCCACACGATCGAGGACAACATCCTCCTCGCGCTGAAATCGAAGCGCACGGTGCTGAAGACGCTGTTCTGGCAGACCGAAAGCGCCCAGCAGAAGCGCATCGACGAGATCCTCGGCATCATCAAGCTCGCGGATAAGCGCGAGCGCCTCGCCGGCTCGCTCTCGCATGGCCAGAAGCAGTGGCTCGAGATCGGCATGCTGCTGGCGCAGGACCCCAAGCTCCTCCTCGTCGACGAGCCAGCCGCCGGCATGACCGATGGCGAGACGGCGCAGACCGCGGTGCTGCTGAAAGAGATCGCGAAAGATCACTCCGTGATCGTGGTCGAGCACGACATGGGTTTCATCCGCGAGCTCGGCGTGAAGGTCACGGTACTCCATGAGGGTTCGGTATTGGCGGAGGGGCCCCTCGATCAGGTTAGTGCCAATGAGCGAGTCGTTGAAGTCTATCTGGGGCGCTAA
- the urtE gene encoding urea ABC transporter ATP-binding subunit UrtE → MLTVDAIDLHYGAAQALRRVSVSAEIGKVTCVMGRNGVGKTSLMRAIVGQQPISGGRISFGGEDISTLRTEDRARAGIGFVPQGREVFPLLSVKENLETGFAPLPRKERYIQDELFNLFPVLKSMLGRRGGDLSGGQQQQLAIARALVTRPKLLVLDEPTEGIQPSIIKDIGRAIDYLRQRGDMAIVLVEQYFDFARDLADTMFVMDRGEVVLAGPMKELDGAQVQRLIQV, encoded by the coding sequence ATGCTGACTGTGGATGCCATCGATCTGCATTACGGCGCGGCGCAGGCACTGCGGCGCGTCTCGGTCAGCGCCGAGATCGGCAAGGTCACCTGCGTCATGGGCCGCAACGGCGTCGGCAAGACCTCGCTGATGCGCGCCATCGTCGGCCAGCAGCCGATCAGCGGCGGCAGGATTAGTTTCGGCGGTGAGGACATCTCTACCTTGCGCACCGAGGACCGGGCGCGCGCCGGCATCGGCTTCGTGCCGCAGGGCCGCGAGGTCTTCCCGCTGCTGAGCGTCAAGGAGAACCTGGAGACCGGCTTCGCGCCCTTGCCGCGCAAGGAGCGCTACATCCAGGACGAGCTCTTCAACCTATTCCCCGTGCTGAAGTCCATGCTGGGCCGGCGCGGCGGAGACCTCTCGGGCGGTCAGCAACAGCAACTCGCCATCGCGCGAGCGCTGGTCACCCGACCCAAATTGCTGGTTCTCGACGAGCCGACCGAGGGCATTCAGCCCTCGATCATCAAGGATATCGGCCGCGCCATCGACTATCTGCGCCAGCGCGGCGACATGGCGATCGTCCTGGTCGAGCAGTATTTCGACTTCGCCCGCGACCTCGCCGACACGATGTTCGTGATGGATCGTGGCGAAGTGGTGCTCGCCGGGCCGATGAAGGAGCTCGACGGGGCGCAGGTTCAGAGGTTGATTCAGGTGTGA
- a CDS encoding carboxymuconolactone decarboxylase family protein has product MTHINAHVETSRLERGRRALAEIDGEAGHKVIAALADIAPDFANYVFEFSFGDIYSRPGLDLRSREIATIAALAAMGNAQPQLKVHIEAGLNVGLSRQEITEILIQMAVYAGFPAALNGLFAAKEVFTARDLAA; this is encoded by the coding sequence ATGACGCACATCAACGCTCACGTCGAAACCAGCAGGCTGGAGCGCGGCAGGCGGGCTCTCGCTGAGATCGATGGCGAAGCCGGCCACAAGGTGATCGCAGCACTCGCCGACATCGCACCCGATTTCGCAAACTACGTATTCGAGTTCTCGTTCGGAGACATCTATTCGCGGCCGGGGCTCGACCTGCGCTCCCGCGAGATCGCGACGATCGCGGCGTTGGCCGCGATGGGCAACGCCCAGCCGCAGCTCAAGGTGCATATCGAGGCCGGGCTGAACGTCGGCTTGTCGCGTCAAGAGATCACCGAGATCCTGATCCAGATGGCGGTCTATGCCGGCTTCCCGGCGGCGCTCAACGGGCTGTTCGCGGCGAAGGAGGTGTTCACGGCGCGCGACCTCGCTGCTTGA
- a CDS encoding MerR family transcriptional regulator, which produces MKIGELARRSGLSAHTIRYYERIGLLPYADRDQSRQRDYDASILTWIEFLGRLKTTGMPIREMLRYAASREKGSGTEAERRSLLERHREQVRARVAELEACLLVLDTKIAGYADIEKRIEDHDAHQRSRRNQQAGARQAGSR; this is translated from the coding sequence ATGAAGATCGGTGAACTTGCCAGGCGATCGGGACTATCGGCCCATACGATCCGCTATTACGAGCGGATCGGGCTGCTGCCCTATGCCGACAGGGACCAGTCACGCCAACGCGACTACGACGCCTCGATCCTGACCTGGATCGAATTCCTCGGCCGGCTCAAGACCACGGGCATGCCGATCCGCGAGATGCTGCGCTATGCGGCCTCGCGGGAAAAGGGCTCCGGCACGGAAGCCGAGCGTCGTAGTTTGCTTGAACGGCACCGTGAGCAGGTTCGCGCTCGCGTCGCCGAACTCGAAGCCTGCCTTCTCGTCCTCGACACCAAGATCGCCGGCTATGCCGACATCGAGAAGAGGATCGAAGACCATGACGCACATCAACGCTCACGTCGAAACCAGCAGGCTGGAGCGCGGCAGGCGGGCTCTCGCTGA